GAACCTCATCGATTACCTCCAAGGAGGGGAATCCATCGAGGATTTCCTTGACGGCTTCCCGGCCGTTAGACGTGAGCAAGTGATCGCGGTTATCGAGGCTGCCCGCCTCAAGATGCTGGAGACCGTCGAAGATGCGCAGCCTCGTTGACGAATGTTTGAACACATGAATCAAACGCGAGCGTTTATCGGAGCCGATCGCGAACAAGGCTGGCTGGCAGCCTCAATCGTCGAGCAAACCCATGAATCATTCGTCGTAAATCATTTGTATTCCTCAGTCTGGCCGCCGACGCCGGATTGAGCTATAGACAACAATATGAGCACCAAGGAAATCTTGATTCAGGTAGCGGAGAAGCTTCCGCCTGACGCGACTTTGGCCGATGCCATCTATGAATTGGAATTCCGTCAAGCGGTCGAGGAAGGAATCGCATCGCTGGACCGTGGCGAACGCATTCCGATCGAACAAGTCCGCGAACAACTGCCCGGATGGATTTCAAAGTATTCCTCTCAACCGAAGCGCTGAGCGACTTGGAGTTGATTGTCGCCTATATCGCGCCTCAAAACCCGGCGGCGGCGGAACGCGTGGGCGGCCGACTACTGGATGCCGCGTTTTCTCTCCGCAGGATGCCGGACCGCGGTCGCGTCGTCCCAGAATTTGCCAGACCTGACCTGCGAGAACTGATCGTTCGCTAATATCGAATCCTGTACCGCGTAAATTCGGGTGAAAGACAAGTCGAAGTCATCCGTTTTTGGCACGGCGCACGAGGTTTCCCGCATATCCCCAGGCGGGAGGAACCATGACCGACTCCCTTCCCCTCTCGCTCCTCAACGACTTCCTCTATTGCCCGCGCCGGGCCGCGTTGAAGGTCGTCGAAGGCTGGCGATCCGGCAACGAGCACACCGCCCGCGGCGATATCGTCCACGAACACGCTGATCTCCCCGGCCATGAAGTTGCCAAAGGCGTGACACTGTTGCGCGCTGTTCCTGTCTGGTCCGAACGCCGCGCTCTCCTGGGCAAATGCGACATCGTCGAGCGACGTCCGGACGGCAGCCTTTTCCCCGTCGAGTTCAAGCTCGGCAAACGCCGCCAATGGGAGAACGATGACGCCCAGGTGTGCGCGCAGGCGCTTTGTCTGGAGGAGATGTTCGATGTCGCCATCCCGGCGGGCGCGATCTTCCATGCCGACAGCAAACGCAGGCGCGAAGTTCCGTTCACGCCAGAGTTGCGGCAAAAAACGGAGAACGCCATCGCAGCCTTGCATGCCATGGCCGCGCAACTTTCAGTGCCGGCCCCTGAATTCTGCGACGCGTGCGAAGAATGCTCGCTATTCCAGATTTGCCTCCCGAAAGCCAGCAGTCGTGACAGCCGCGCCTCGCAATTGAGCCGCCAACTCTTCAAAACCTGATGCCCGAAGTCATCCAGAACACGCTCTATCTCACCACGAACAGCACATTCGTCAGCCGAGATCACCTGACGCT
The sequence above is a segment of the Verrucomicrobiia bacterium genome. Coding sequences within it:
- a CDS encoding DUF433 domain-containing protein yields the protein MKTENLKGIVHSDPEILGGTPVFTGTRVPLQNLIDYLQGGESIEDFLDGFPAVRREQVIAVIEAARLKMLETVEDAQPR
- a CDS encoding type II toxin-antitoxin system RelE/ParE family toxin; translation: MDFKVFLSTEALSDLELIVAYIAPQNPAAAERVGGRLLDAAFSLRRMPDRGRVVPEFARPDLRELIVR
- the cas4 gene encoding CRISPR-associated protein Cas4, with product MTDSLPLSLLNDFLYCPRRAALKVVEGWRSGNEHTARGDIVHEHADLPGHEVAKGVTLLRAVPVWSERRALLGKCDIVERRPDGSLFPVEFKLGKRRQWENDDAQVCAQALCLEEMFDVAIPAGAIFHADSKRRREVPFTPELRQKTENAIAALHAMAAQLSVPAPEFCDACEECSLFQICLPKASSRDSRASQLSRQLFKT